The Paenarthrobacter aurescens region CAAGGGTCTCTCCCGTCGCGACCTCGCGGCTGTCAGGGCGTATCTGGGGTGAAGAGAAGCCTCAGCACGTTTGTCCGCTCACCGGAAGGCACGTAGGATTCTTAAGGTTTCAAGCCCGCCAGAGTGAATCCCGCAAGCCGAGTCAGTTGAACACTTGCTGAACTATGCTGTGGATGGCAGGTACGGGGAAGTGAAACTGCTGAACGTCGTCGACTCTGCAGATTGGGCAACAGGTGGATATCACCTTCATGGTCGCGCTGGTAATAGCGTTGGCCCTATTTTTTGACTTCACCAACGGGTTTCACGACACTGCCAACGCGATGGCTACACCCATCGCAACGGGGGCGATCAAGCCCAAAACGGCCGTCGCCCTGGCTGCTGTGCTCAACCTAGTCGGCGCATTCCTTTCCACGGAAGTGGCCAAGACCATCTCCGGCGGACTGATCCGGGAAGGATCAGAAGGCATCCACATCACTCCGGACATCATTTTTGCCGGGCTTATGGGCGCCGTCCTTTGGAACATGATCACCTGGCTCAAGGGCCTGCCATCAAGTTCCTCGCACGCCCTGTTCGGTGGCCTCATCGGCGCAGCAGTGGTGGGCATCGGCTTGCACTCCATCAACTTCGAGACGGTGCTGCAGAAGGTGATCCTCCCCGCCATCTTCGCACCCCTCATTGCAGGCCTGGTTGCGTACATCTGTACCCGCCTCGCCTACGCCCTGACCTCACGGCATGATCCCGAAACAGGTGACAAGCTCACCCAGAAGCGTGGCGGATTCCGCACCGGGCAGATCTTCACATCCAGCCTGGTGGCCTTGGCACACGGCACAAACGATGCCCAGAAGACCATGGGCATCATCACCCTGGTCCTCATTGCCGGCGGCACGCAGGCCCCCGGCAGCGGTCCGCAGTTCTGGGTCATTGCAGCCTGTGCTTTCGCCATCGCAATCGGTACTTACGCAGGCGGCTGGCGCATCATCCGCACCATGGGCTCTGGCCTCACCGAGGTGAAGCCCGCGCAAGGTTTCTCCGCTGAAACCAGCACCGCTTCGGCAATCCTCGCCTCGTCACACCTGGGTTTTGCCCTTTCCACCACGCAGGTCGCATCCGGCTCGGTCATTGGCTCAGGTCTTGGCCGCAAGGGGACATCCGTCCGCTGGGGCACGGCAGGCAAGATCGCCCTGGGTTGGTTGTTCACTCTTCCGGCATCTGCAATTGTCGGAGCGTTGACAGCGCTCCTGGTGAGCATCGGCGTCGTGGGTGTCGTCATCGCCGCCGCGGTGGGCACGGCTGCTGTTCTGTTCATGTTTGTCGTGTCACGCCGATCGCACGTTGGCCACCACAACGCCGTTGAAGTCGAAGAAGCCGGCCACGCCGTGCGGTTCCGCAAGAAGAAGAAATCCCGAAAAACCACCACCAGCGAGGATGTGCAGCGATGAAATGGTTGGAATTGCTGCAGGTGGGCGGAGTAACCCTCGTGTCCGCAGTGACCTTGGTTGTGCTCTATTCATTGGGCGTCCGCCTCACGGCAATCGCCGGTGACGCCCAGCAAAAGTCGCCCGGTGTGGTGCGTTCCCTGGCCTACGTATGCTTCGGCTTCTGCGCAGCTGCCGTACTCTTTGGCATCTATTTGATCGTGCCCTATTTCGCCAAATAGCTGTTTCTGGCCGTCTGGTCCTCCGAGGAGAATAATCAGCAGTGTAGTTATGCATTTTGCTGCGTTTTTTGATCCGGCAGATATGGGGCCGACATGTCGTTCCGAACCCGGGAACAGTTCATTGGACTGGCGCTGGTTCCCGCTTTGTTCCTCGGACTTTCGGCCTGCGTTGCTACCGACCCTCTCCCGCCGGCCTCCACCCTGGGTTCAACGCCTGCAACCCCCACCGGCAACAGCGACTTAGCGCCCACCGCGCAGGCTCCCAGTGCACAGGACTCCCATGCACAGGACTCCAGTGCACAGCACGCTTCCACCGCACCGGCTTCCTCTGCGCAGGTTCCGTCCGCGTTAGGTTCTTCGGCGGCGGGAATCCCGTCGCAGCAGAGCTCTCCGCAGCCCTCCTCTCCAACGGAACCAGCCGCCTTAACGGAACCAGCTGCGCAAGGGTTCACGACGCCGGCTCAACCCACCGCGCAAGGGTCCACCACACCGGCGCAACCCACCGCCGTCGTGCCGTCCGGCAGTTCCACCAGTGGCGATCAAACTGAAGGCACTCCGGTGCCGGAGGCACCTGCCACGGCCTCCTTGCAGGAACCCACCGTGGTGAGCTGGCTCCCCACGGGACCTATCGGATCCAATGATCCTGCCCCGGGCCAGAGGTACCTCATGCTTCAGCAATTCCAGTGCGATGCCTTGGCTCAAAGCCTGGAAGGAGCAGCGGACGCCGCGGTCTGGACTGCCGGCGCCGCCGTGTGCCGTGCCCTGCAGACCGGCAAACAGGATGACTGGCAACAAGCGTCCATAGCGGTGGCCAAAACCCCTCGGATCCCGCAAAAGCAGTGTCTTGAATACCGGGTGGCGGCGGCCACGGCATGGGCCGTGGCCCAGTATCGCAGCAATCCCAAGAGCATCTTCAAAGCCGAGACCGCTCCGGGTGAGGCGTGCCCCCGGCAGTTGCTCGGGCTGACGGTAGTGGACGGGAACCTGCGGCCCGTGGTTGGCCTGCCGCGCGCGTCCGGCCCCGCATCAGGGGGCACCATTGTCCGGCTGGACGGCTACTACGTTCGGGCAGGGAGCGTCCTCTTCGATGGGATTCCCACCGTTCCGGACATTGTGGCCGGGGGAGGGGACTACCAGGCGCTGTATCTGCGGATGCCGCCGGCTGAGGGCAGGGAGGCCATCCGGATTTCCATTACGGACACAGCTGAGGTGGCCGGAACGGTAACGTTCTTCTACGACGATCCGGCACCGTTGTCCTAGTCTGGGGCCATGTCGATTTTTCAGTACTACGTAGCTTCAACCATTGATGGCTTCATCGCTTCGCCGGATGATGACCTTGGCTGGCTTCTGCAGTTCGACCACGTAGAGGGCGTCAATGAAAGCATCGAGACGTTTATGGCGGGCGTCGGATGCATCGCCATGGGCGGGGACACTTACCGGTGGCTCATGGAGCACGAGCCCGGTAAGTGGCCGTATCCGGACACACCGTGCTGGGTCTTTACCCACCATGAATACTCGGCACCGCCAGGATCTGACGTCACTTTTGTCCGGGGCGACGTGCGCGAGTTCGCGCCGGACCTGCTCAAGGACGCAGGAGACAAGAACGTCTGGCTGGTCGGCGGCGGTCATCTGGTAGCGCAGTTCGCCAACGCCGGCCTGCTTCACGAGATGATCGTCACCATCATTCCTGTGGTGCTGGGTGCGGGAAAGCGGCTGCTGCCGCTCAACGGCCCGACGCCGCCACTGGAGTTGGTTTCTTCGAAGATCCTTGGCGGGGCGGCAGCAGAACTGCACTACCGGCTTCAGTGACGGTTATCCCGGATCATGTTGGTGATCCGGGCCGTTGAGAGGCGTCGGCCTTTGTCATCGGTGATAACAATTTCGTGGGTTGCCAATGTTCCGCCCAAGTGAATGGCGGTACACGTGCCCGTCACGGTACCGCTGGCAACTGATCGGTGATGGGTCGCGCCCACCTCGATGCCCACGGCGTGGCGGCCCCGGCCAGCATGAAGGGAAGCTGCGAACGAACCCAGGGTCTCGGCAAGGACCACATGCGCGCCCCCATGCAGGATGCCGGCCACCTGAGTGTTTCCCTCCACCGGCATGGTGGCTACCGTACGTTCGGCGCTCATTTCGGTGAACCGGATCCCCAGTTTCACCACGAGGGCACCAACCCCATGTGCTGAGAGCCAATCGTGGAATTCTTCGGGAACCCCGGCTTCATTGAGTTCGTCGACAAACCGGTTCGGCGTGAAATTGTCCATCATGCCAACTAGGCTGGCACCTGTGAGTGAAACAACCAAACCGGACCAGGTTCCAACGGCCCAAGCTGCTGCCATCGCTACAGCACCCACCCCCTCTGCCTCAACATCCACCAGTGCCACGGGGGAGGGCCGGCCACGCTTGCTGGTCCTGGATGGCCACTCCATGGCTTTCCGGGCTTTCTACGCCCTTCCTGCAGAGAACTTCTCCACGGCCAGGGGGCAATACACCAACGCCGTGCACGGGTTCACGTCAATGCTGATCAACCTGATTAAGGACCAGAAACCCACCCACGTGGCCGTGGCCTTTGATGTCTCCGACGACACCACTTTCCGTAAAGCTGAGTACAGCGAATACAAAGGCGGCAGGAACGCCACTCCTGCCGAGTTTGCCGGCCAGATCGGCCTCATAGCGAAGGTGATGGAAGCCTGGGGCATCAGGACCATTGCCATGCCCGGGTACGAAGCAGACGATGTCCTGGCCACGCTGGCCGCACAAGGCGACGCTGCCGGCTTTGAAGTCCTCCTCGTTTCCGGAGACAGGGATTCGTTCCAGCTCATCAATGACAACGTTTTTGTGCTCTACCCCAAACAGGGTGTGAGCAACATTCCCAAACTGGACGCCGCGGCCATTGAGGAGAAGTACTTCGTCAAGCCCGGCCTGTACTCGGACCTCGCCGCCCTGGTGGGCGAATCCGCGGACAACCTTCCCGGCGTACCGGGCGTTGGCCCCAAGACGGCTGCCAAGTGGATCAATCTCTACGGCGGCCTTGAGGGCATCCTGGAAAACCTGGACGCAATCGGCGGCAAAGTTGGCGGGGCCCTGAAGGAAAACCTGGAGAACGTCAAGCGGAACCGCAGGCTCAACCAGCTGCTGACCGATCTTGAACTTCCGGTTACGTTGGAGGACCTGCACGAGCCAAGGCCGGATCGCCAGGCGATTGAGGAGCTTTTCGAGGAACTCGAATTCCGCACTCTCCGGACCCGCTTGTTCGATCTTTACGGTGATGACACCGCCGGAGCGGCACCGGACACCATTGAGGCCCCGGAATACTCTGTTATCACGGACGCCGCGGAACTTGAATCCTTCTTCGCAGCAGGGTCGGGCGTGCGTTCGGCGCTTGCAGTACAGCTGGTCCCCGGACGCATCGGGGAGGACGCGAGTGCCCTGGCAATCGTCAGGAACAACGGCGCCGCCTACATCGAGTTGACGGCCCTGGACGCCGCTGCCGAGTCGGTTCTGGCCCGTTGGCTTACGGATCCCGAGGAAGCCAAGGTGCTCCACGAGTTCAAGTCGGCTCTGAAGGCTCTGCACAACCGTGGACTCGGCCTGGAAGGCGTGGTGGATGACACCTCCATCTCCGGCTATCTGATCCAACCGGACCGCCGAAGCTATGACCTCGCTGAACTTGCCCAAGTCCATTTGAAGATCTCACTGGCAACGGCAACAGCCCCGTCGGGGCAGCTGGAGCTGGACCTCTCCGGTGAAACAGACCAGGCGGCCGCCGCAGCGCTGGTCCAGCATGCCGCCGTCGTGCTTGCACTGAGCAAGCACTTCGAAAAGGAGTTGGCCGAGCGCAAGGCTGACGCACTCCTGACAACCCTGGAGCTCCCCGTGGCGCGGGTGCTGGCCCAGATGGAACTCACCGGTATTTTCGTGTCCACGGACCGCATGGACGAGCAGCTCGCGGATCTGACCAAGGTGATCGAGAACGCCCAGGAGCAGGCTTTTGCTGCAATTGGTCATGAGGTAAACCTCGGTTCTCCCAAGCAGCTCCAAACCGTGCTTTTCGAGGAACTGGGTCTTCCCAAAACCAAGAAAATCAAATCCGGCTACACCACGGACGCGGCATCCCTGAAGGGGCTGCTGGAGAAAACGGGCCACGAGTTCCTGATTCAACTCATGGCACACCGGGAGTCCTCCAAGCTGGCCCAGATGGTTGAGACCCTCAAGAAGTCCGTGGCGGAGGACGCCAGAATCCACACCACCTACGCGCAGAACATCGCAGCTACCGGCCGCATCTCGTCCAACAATCCAAACCTTCAGAACATCCCCGTCCGCAGCGAAGAAGGCCGCAGGGTCCGCGGCATCTTCGTTGTCAGCGAAGGCTATGAGTGCTTGTTGTCGGCGGACTACTCGCAGATCGAGATGCGCATCATGGCCCACCTTTCCGGTGATGAGGCATTGATCCAGGCCTACCGCGATGGCGAGGACCTCCACCGTTTTGTTGGGTCGCGGATCTTCAACGTAGCTCCTGACGAAGTCACCAGTGCCATGCGCTCGAAGGTCAAAGCAATGTCCTACGGCCTTGCCTACGGACTGACCTCCTTCGGATTATCCAAGCAGCTGGAGATCTCCGTGGATGAAGCACGGACATTGATGAAGGACTACTTCGACCGTTTCGGCGGGGTTCGTGACTACCTGCGCGGAGTAGTGGATCAGGCGCGGACCGACGGCTATACGGCCACCATTGAAGGCCGCCGCCGCTACCTGCCGGACCTGACCAGCACCAACCGCCAGGCCCGTGAAGCCGCCGAACGCATTGCGCTGAACTCACCCATCCAGGGTTCCGCAGCGGACCTGATCAAGCGCGCCATGCTGGGCGTCGCGGCCGAGCATGCCAGCCAAGGACTCAAATCGCGCATGTTGCTTCAGGTGCACGACGAACTTGTTCTTGAGGTTGCCCCGGGAGAACGCGAAACCGTGGAGAAGCTGGTCATCGAACAAATGGGCTCGGCCGCTGAGTTGTCGGTCCCGCTCGATGTTCAGATCGGTATTGGTTCGAGCTGGTACGAGGCCGGGCACTAACCAGGCACGGGATCCAGCCAATCCAGGCACGGATTCAATCGAACGCCGGAGGGCGCGCCGCCGAGATGGTGGCGTGCCCTCCGGCGTCTGACTAGGCTCAAGGTCGTGGCCGATCCCAATGAAAAAAAGTCCGGTAAGTACACCGTCCAACGATTCCCCGCCGTAGCTGATCCCCGGCACGCAGGCTACAGCCGATGCGCCACCTGGGTGCAGGCCGTCTCCCATGGATTCCACCAGCAGCGCCGCGATGACGAGTATTTGGCCAAGACGCTGGCGTCCTATGAAGCAGACCAGCGCGAGCTCACGGGTGTGTACGTCAACGGCAGCGTGCCGGACCACTCTCTGGGTGCCGAGGTTCCGGTGGCAACGTACGCCACTATGCGCAAGGCCTTGAATATCGGTTTTGGCCGTCAGCTGCAGGCCAACCTCGTCACTGCCGTGACCGTCCGCGGCACCCACCGGCGGAATGGAATCCTGCGGGGCATGATCACCGCAGATTTGGAAGCCGCCAAGGATGATGGCCTCGCCATGGCAGCTCTAACTGCCTCCGAGGCGTCCATCTATGGGCGGTTCGGCTTTGGTGTTGCCACGTTCGAGAGAAGCATTAAGGTTGATACCGGCCCACGGTTCCAGCTCCGTGGACTTCCGGAAGGCACTGTTGAAGTGGCCGATCCCTCGGTGTTGATGGACGTGGCCCCGGAGGTCTTTGAACGTGTTCAGCGGCTATCCCCGGGGTCGGTGGACCGGCAGGAATACTACCGATTGCTCGCTTCCGGTTCCATTGGTCATGATGGCAAACCGGATACCTCAGTCCGCTGTGCGCTTCATTATGATCCGTCCGGCTCCTTGGACGGCTACGTTTCCTACCGTTTCAAGGGGTGGGAACACAAGCCGTACACCATGGAAATCGTAGACCTCGTTGCGGCAAGTAACGCAGCATACCTGGATCTGTGGCGCTTCCTGGGCAGCATCGATCTCATTGATGAAGTGACGTGGGCCGAAGCTCCTGTTGATGACCCCCTGGCCTGGGCATTGGCCGATCCCCGGTGTATTGATGCTTCTGAAATTCGCGACATGCTCTGGCTTCGGATCCTGGATACTCCAGCCGCCCTGCGGGCGCGAAGCTTCCCTGCTGCAGGCAGGCTGGTGCTGGAAGTCAGCGACGCTTTGGATATGGCGGGTGGGACCTGGGTTCTGGAGTCCGACGGCGGTGCTGCCGCCGTCGTCACTGAAGCCTCCGGCGAGACGCCGGATCTCAGCCTTGACGTGGCCGATCTCGCGTCCATCTATCTGGGTGCCGTCTCGCCGGTAACCTTGGCAGCGGCCGACCGCATCAAGGAACACACACCCGGAGCCTCCTTCCTGGCACAGCAACTGTTTGCTGTGGAACGGTCCGCGCACTGCCTGACGCACTTCTAGGCCGCGTCAACGAACAATGCTTGTAAAAATCACATAGTCACCATCAGATAGGGACATCCATGGGGGATTCCAAGCGGCGGCCTTTGGCTGGCCGGCGATCAGTGCTGCTTGGAATGGCGGGCCTTGCCTCCGCTGCCTTGACAGCGTGTACGGACAGGGCTGCCACTCCGGTCGCTCCGGATGCCATCACACCTCAGCCCACCATCCCGGCCACGGGTCCGGCCACTGCGCCGCCTTCCGTAGCCGCCAGGTCCAGCGAGCAGGCCGCTGCGGCCATGGCCCCGAGGCAGCCTCCTGCTGGCGGGGTACCATCCGCCCCGTCCAGGCAGCAGATCGTCTCTGAGTTCGCCGGAAGGCACCCCAAGGAATGGGGACTCCACGTGACGGGCGTAGTGAACCGTTCCCGGTCCAGCAAAGTTGCCTTGACCTTTGATGCCTGCGGCGGTCAGGGCGGGGCGGGTTGTGACCACGCACTCCTGCAAACCCTGCGTCGACTGAATGTCCCCGCAACGTTGTTCATCAACAGCAGGTGGATCCACGCCAACCCCGCACTCTCGGCAGAATTGGCCGCCGATCCTTTGTTCGAACTCGCCAACCACGGCACGGCGCATCTCCCGCTTTCGGTCAATGGCAGGGCCGCTTACGGCATCCAGGGCACCACCTCAGTGGCTGCGGCTTACGAGGAATTGATGGGCAACCAAGCCGTTTTGCTGGAGCTCACTGGAAAGGTCCCGCAGTTTTTCCGTCCAGGGACAGCGTTTTACGACGAAGTCGCCGTGGAGATGACCCGAAGGCTGGGGATGCTGCCGGTCAACTTCACCGTCAACGGCGACGGCGGTGCCACGTTTTCGGCAGCTACTGTTGCTGCGGAAGTGGGGCGGGTAGCGGCCGGGGACATCGTCATTTCACACTTCAACAGACCTGCTGCGGGCACCGCAGGCGGCTATGCAAAGGCGTTGCCGCAGCTGTTGGATCACGGAGTCTCCTTTGCACGCCTTGGAGACGTACTGACGGTGTAACACTCCTTTTGACCCTGCTTTGCCAATGCGACTAGAATAAACGGGCGTGTACTACGTGCATGCATCCATTTTGTATTAATCCACAAATCAGGATGACCCGGTAATTTGCCGCGTTCTGCCGTCCGGACCCGGGCGGCAGCGGTTTGCCTGACCGACTAACTATCCACAACGGAGCCCCTACTACATGACCATCACCTCCACCGAGAAGCCCGGTACCCCCGTAGTCGCCATTAACGACATCGGTACCGCTGAGGACTTCCTCGCAGCTGTCGACGCCACCATCAAGTACTTCAACGACGGAGACCTCGTCGAAGGTACCGTCGTCAAGGTCGACCGCGACGAAGTTCTGCTCGACATCGGTTACAAGACCGAAGGTGTCATCCCTTCCCGCGAGCTTTCCATCAAGCACGATGTTGATCCCGGTGACGTCGTCGCCGTTGGCGATCAGGTCGAAGCTTTGGTTCTCACCAAGGAAGACAAAGAAGGCCGTCTGATCCTCTCCAAGAAGCGTGCTCAGTACGAGCGCGCCTGGGGCGACATCGAGAAGGTCAAGGAAGAAGACGGCGTCGTTACCGGTACCGTCATCGAGGTTGTCAAGGGTGGCCTCATCCTGGACATCGGCCTGCGCGGCTTCCTGCCCGCATCGCTCGTGGAGATGCGTCGTGTCCGCGACCTCGCTCCGTACATCGGTCAGCAGATCGAAGCCAAGATCATC contains the following coding sequences:
- a CDS encoding hotdog fold thioesterase — its product is MMDNFTPNRFVDELNEAGVPEEFHDWLSAHGVGALVVKLGIRFTEMSAERTVATMPVEGNTQVAGILHGGAHVVLAETLGSFAASLHAGRGRHAVGIEVGATHHRSVASGTVTGTCTAIHLGGTLATHEIVITDDKGRRLSTARITNMIRDNRH
- a CDS encoding GNAT family N-acetyltransferase, producing the protein MADPNEKKSGKYTVQRFPAVADPRHAGYSRCATWVQAVSHGFHQQRRDDEYLAKTLASYEADQRELTGVYVNGSVPDHSLGAEVPVATYATMRKALNIGFGRQLQANLVTAVTVRGTHRRNGILRGMITADLEAAKDDGLAMAALTASEASIYGRFGFGVATFERSIKVDTGPRFQLRGLPEGTVEVADPSVLMDVAPEVFERVQRLSPGSVDRQEYYRLLASGSIGHDGKPDTSVRCALHYDPSGSLDGYVSYRFKGWEHKPYTMEIVDLVAASNAAYLDLWRFLGSIDLIDEVTWAEAPVDDPLAWALADPRCIDASEIRDMLWLRILDTPAALRARSFPAAGRLVLEVSDALDMAGGTWVLESDGGAAAVVTEASGETPDLSLDVADLASIYLGAVSPVTLAAADRIKEHTPGASFLAQQLFAVERSAHCLTHF
- a CDS encoding inorganic phosphate transporter; the protein is MDITFMVALVIALALFFDFTNGFHDTANAMATPIATGAIKPKTAVALAAVLNLVGAFLSTEVAKTISGGLIREGSEGIHITPDIIFAGLMGAVLWNMITWLKGLPSSSSHALFGGLIGAAVVGIGLHSINFETVLQKVILPAIFAPLIAGLVAYICTRLAYALTSRHDPETGDKLTQKRGGFRTGQIFTSSLVALAHGTNDAQKTMGIITLVLIAGGTQAPGSGPQFWVIAACAFAIAIGTYAGGWRIIRTMGSGLTEVKPAQGFSAETSTASAILASSHLGFALSTTQVASGSVIGSGLGRKGTSVRWGTAGKIALGWLFTLPASAIVGALTALLVSIGVVGVVIAAAVGTAAVLFMFVVSRRSHVGHHNAVEVEEAGHAVRFRKKKKSRKTTTSEDVQR
- the polA gene encoding DNA polymerase I; this translates as MAFRAFYALPAENFSTARGQYTNAVHGFTSMLINLIKDQKPTHVAVAFDVSDDTTFRKAEYSEYKGGRNATPAEFAGQIGLIAKVMEAWGIRTIAMPGYEADDVLATLAAQGDAAGFEVLLVSGDRDSFQLINDNVFVLYPKQGVSNIPKLDAAAIEEKYFVKPGLYSDLAALVGESADNLPGVPGVGPKTAAKWINLYGGLEGILENLDAIGGKVGGALKENLENVKRNRRLNQLLTDLELPVTLEDLHEPRPDRQAIEELFEELEFRTLRTRLFDLYGDDTAGAAPDTIEAPEYSVITDAAELESFFAAGSGVRSALAVQLVPGRIGEDASALAIVRNNGAAYIELTALDAAAESVLARWLTDPEEAKVLHEFKSALKALHNRGLGLEGVVDDTSISGYLIQPDRRSYDLAELAQVHLKISLATATAPSGQLELDLSGETDQAAAAALVQHAAVVLALSKHFEKELAERKADALLTTLELPVARVLAQMELTGIFVSTDRMDEQLADLTKVIENAQEQAFAAIGHEVNLGSPKQLQTVLFEELGLPKTKKIKSGYTTDAASLKGLLEKTGHEFLIQLMAHRESSKLAQMVETLKKSVAEDARIHTTYAQNIAATGRISSNNPNLQNIPVRSEEGRRVRGIFVVSEGYECLLSADYSQIEMRIMAHLSGDEALIQAYRDGEDLHRFVGSRIFNVAPDEVTSAMRSKVKAMSYGLAYGLTSFGLSKQLEISVDEARTLMKDYFDRFGGVRDYLRGVVDQARTDGYTATIEGRRRYLPDLTSTNRQAREAAERIALNSPIQGSAADLIKRAMLGVAAEHASQGLKSRMLLQVHDELVLEVAPGERETVEKLVIEQMGSAAELSVPLDVQIGIGSSWYEAGH
- a CDS encoding polysaccharide deacetylase family protein, coding for MGDSKRRPLAGRRSVLLGMAGLASAALTACTDRAATPVAPDAITPQPTIPATGPATAPPSVAARSSEQAAAAMAPRQPPAGGVPSAPSRQQIVSEFAGRHPKEWGLHVTGVVNRSRSSKVALTFDACGGQGGAGCDHALLQTLRRLNVPATLFINSRWIHANPALSAELAADPLFELANHGTAHLPLSVNGRAAYGIQGTTSVAAAYEELMGNQAVLLELTGKVPQFFRPGTAFYDEVAVEMTRRLGMLPVNFTVNGDGGATFSAATVAAEVGRVAAGDIVISHFNRPAAGTAGGYAKALPQLLDHGVSFARLGDVLTV
- a CDS encoding dihydrofolate reductase family protein codes for the protein MSIFQYYVASTIDGFIASPDDDLGWLLQFDHVEGVNESIETFMAGVGCIAMGGDTYRWLMEHEPGKWPYPDTPCWVFTHHEYSAPPGSDVTFVRGDVREFAPDLLKDAGDKNVWLVGGGHLVAQFANAGLLHEMIVTIIPVVLGAGKRLLPLNGPTPPLELVSSKILGGAAAELHYRLQ